One part of the Sorangiineae bacterium MSr11954 genome encodes these proteins:
- the surE gene encoding 5'/3'-nucleotidase SurE produces the protein MRILVTNDDGIYSPGLCALAEAASNFGEVRIVAPDVEQSSMAHAITSSRPLSHRPVKLGRYSAFRVNGTPADCVALGSHVWGGVDLVLSGVNLGLNVGNSMWHSGTLAAAKQASLLGMRGVALSAGETEDEYAVLKPHMSRVLAEVMKRRHLMLLNVNFPPRPEGIQFTRQSVRHYDGYIVPARDPHGRDIFWSAIKPLEAPEPGTDRWAIEHDLVSITPLRLDLTDQKALDELLRGTEEQ, from the coding sequence ATGCGAATCTTGGTGACCAACGACGATGGGATTTACAGCCCAGGCCTTTGCGCATTGGCCGAGGCGGCCTCCAACTTCGGCGAAGTGCGCATCGTCGCCCCGGACGTGGAGCAATCCTCGATGGCGCACGCCATCACGTCGTCGCGACCGCTCTCCCACCGCCCCGTCAAGCTTGGCCGCTACTCGGCATTTCGGGTCAACGGCACGCCGGCGGATTGCGTGGCGCTCGGGAGCCATGTTTGGGGCGGGGTCGACCTGGTGCTCTCCGGGGTGAACCTGGGCCTCAACGTGGGAAACTCGATGTGGCACTCGGGCACCTTGGCGGCCGCGAAGCAGGCGTCGCTCTTGGGGATGCGCGGGGTGGCCCTGAGCGCGGGCGAGACGGAGGACGAGTACGCCGTCCTCAAACCACATATGAGCCGGGTGCTGGCGGAGGTCATGAAGCGCCGCCACCTGATGTTGCTCAATGTCAATTTCCCGCCCCGCCCCGAGGGCATCCAATTCACCCGCCAATCCGTGAGGCACTACGATGGTTACATCGTGCCCGCGCGCGATCCGCACGGCCGCGATATCTTCTGGTCGGCCATCAAACCGCTGGAGGCGCCGGAGCCGGGCACCGATCGCTGGGCCATCGAGCACGATCTGGTCTCCATTACCCCGCTCCGGCTCGACTTGACGGACCAGAAGGCGCTCGATGAGCTCCTGCGGGGCACGGAGGAGCAGTAG
- a CDS encoding PA2169 family four-helix-bundle protein translates to MTTAQSHNVDQLNSFLRGEISAVETYRKAVGALDKSVHIQQLTECQQSHEQRVAILSEQIRRLGGTPADSSGIWGAFAKLVEGGASALGEKTAIAALEEGEDHGNRDYQSDLPKLDREVRALIEARVLPLQQRTHAALSALKKRLS, encoded by the coding sequence ATGACCACAGCCCAAAGCCACAACGTCGACCAACTCAACTCGTTCCTTCGCGGTGAGATCTCCGCAGTCGAGACCTATCGGAAGGCGGTTGGAGCGCTCGACAAGTCCGTGCACATCCAGCAGCTGACCGAGTGCCAGCAATCGCACGAGCAACGCGTGGCCATCCTCTCGGAGCAGATTCGGAGGCTCGGGGGCACGCCCGCCGATTCCTCGGGTATCTGGGGCGCTTTCGCGAAGCTCGTCGAGGGTGGGGCGAGCGCGCTCGGAGAGAAGACGGCCATCGCCGCCCTGGAGGAGGGCGAAGACCACGGCAATCGCGACTACCAGAGCGATCTGCCGAAGCTGGATCGGGAGGTGCGCGCGCTGATCGAGGCGCGCGTGCTGCCGCTGCAGCAGCGCACCCACGCGGCGCTCAGCGCCCTGAAGAAGCGTCTCTCGTGA
- a CDS encoding amidohydrolase, whose amino-acid sequence MSKTSPEEPLRLPIKLDATTNGEYEPQPPSERLRWVMRTSLERASETARRLGMDRRAFLRSSCGAATVLLTLNELGQTGCGGHYAIPDEAQTDPAAAAVLEGDEFIFDVQTHHVATNRPWWKASRPTLADFILTTPQAQCGRAEKMDCFGRDVFLKEVFLDSDTQLAVLSALWGTDDINAIHIDEEALTRRRVAQMEGSPRLRIHGIVLPKDESHQRTRERMHALAERWKISAWKLYPVWTGDSTGYRLDDPETGLFTIREGLRLGVDIFAVHKGLPLPGAKNAFTSPIDVGPAAKAAPDATFLIYHSGYEPSLREGPYNPNAEKGVDALIRSLEENDIGKHGNVYAELGSVWRELMKDPEQAAHLLGKLLKHLGEDRILWGTDAIWYGSPQDQIQAFRAFQISEEFQERYGYPALTPRIKRKIFGWNGARVYGVDIDEVRRAHANDAVARERMEYRNDPRPSFRTYGPRTRRELFELLRDQPPGEI is encoded by the coding sequence ATGTCGAAAACGTCACCCGAAGAGCCGTTGCGTTTGCCGATCAAGCTCGACGCGACCACCAATGGCGAATACGAACCGCAACCGCCGAGCGAGCGGCTGCGATGGGTCATGCGAACATCGCTCGAGCGAGCGAGCGAAACCGCGCGGCGATTGGGCATGGATCGCCGCGCGTTCCTTCGTTCGAGCTGCGGCGCCGCCACCGTGCTGCTCACGTTGAACGAGCTGGGGCAAACGGGCTGCGGAGGCCATTATGCCATCCCCGACGAGGCGCAAACCGATCCTGCGGCCGCGGCCGTGCTCGAAGGCGATGAGTTCATCTTCGACGTGCAGACCCACCACGTCGCCACCAACCGGCCCTGGTGGAAGGCTTCGCGCCCCACGCTCGCCGACTTCATCCTGACCACCCCCCAAGCCCAATGCGGCCGCGCCGAAAAGATGGATTGTTTCGGTCGCGATGTGTTCCTCAAAGAAGTATTCCTCGATAGCGATACCCAGTTGGCCGTGCTCAGCGCCCTCTGGGGCACCGACGACATCAACGCCATTCACATCGATGAGGAGGCCCTGACCCGCCGCCGCGTCGCCCAAATGGAGGGCTCGCCCCGCCTGCGCATCCACGGGATCGTGCTGCCCAAGGACGAATCCCACCAGAGGACGCGCGAGCGCATGCACGCGCTGGCCGAGCGGTGGAAGATCAGCGCGTGGAAGCTCTATCCCGTGTGGACCGGCGATTCGACCGGATACCGCCTCGACGATCCCGAGACGGGGCTTTTCACCATTCGCGAGGGATTGCGCCTCGGGGTCGACATCTTCGCCGTGCACAAAGGCCTGCCGCTCCCGGGCGCCAAGAACGCCTTCACCAGCCCCATCGACGTGGGCCCCGCCGCCAAAGCCGCGCCGGACGCCACGTTTCTCATTTATCACTCCGGCTACGAGCCCTCGCTCCGTGAAGGCCCGTACAATCCCAACGCGGAGAAGGGCGTGGACGCGCTCATTCGCAGCTTGGAGGAGAACGACATCGGCAAGCACGGCAACGTCTATGCGGAGCTGGGCTCGGTGTGGCGGGAGCTCATGAAGGATCCGGAGCAGGCCGCCCATCTCTTGGGCAAGCTCCTGAAGCACCTCGGCGAAGACCGCATTCTATGGGGCACGGATGCCATCTGGTACGGATCGCCCCAGGACCAGATCCAAGCGTTCCGCGCCTTTCAAATTTCCGAAGAGTTCCAGGAGCGCTACGGCTATCCGGCGCTCACCCCGCGCATCAAGCGCAAGATCTTCGGATGGAACGGCGCGCGCGTCTACGGCGTGGACATCGATGAAGTCCGGCGCGCGCACGCGAACGACGCCGTCGCGCGCGAGCGCATGGAGTACCGCAACGATCCCCGTCCGTCCTTCCGCACCTACGGTCCTCGAACCCGACGCGAGCTGTTCGAGTTGCTGCGCGATCAACCCCCGGGCGAGATCTGA